From Saccopteryx leptura isolate mSacLep1 chromosome 3, mSacLep1_pri_phased_curated, whole genome shotgun sequence, one genomic window encodes:
- the LCK gene encoding tyrosine-protein kinase Lck, whose translation MGCGCSSNPEDDWMENIDVCENCHYPIVPLDGKATLPIRNGSEVRDPLVTYEEDSKPPASPLQDNLVIALHSYEPSHDGDLGFEKGEQLRILEQNGEWWKAQSLTTGQEGFIPFNFVAKANSLEPEPWFFKNLSRKDAERQLLAPGNTHGSFLIRESESTAGSFSLSVRDFDQNQGEVVKHYKIRNLDKGGFYISPRITFPDLHELVRYYTNASDGLCTRLSRPCQTHKPQKPWWEDEWEVPRETLKLVERLGAGQFGEVWMGYYNGHTKVAVKSLKQGSMSPDAFLAEANLMKQLQHQRLVRLYAVVTQEPIYIITEYMENGSLVDFLKTPAGIKLTINKLLDMAAQIAEGMAFIEERNYIHRDLRAANILVSDTLSCKIADFGLARLIEDNEYTAREGAKFPIKWTAPEAINYGTFTIKSDVWSFGILLTEIVTHGRIPYPGMTNPEVIQNLERGYRMVRPDNCPEALYHLMMLCWKEHPEDRPTFDYLRSVLEDFFTATEGQYQPQP comes from the exons ATGGGCTGTGGCTGCAGCTCAAACCCTGAAGATGACTGGATGGAAAACATCGATGTCTGTGAGAACTGCCATTACCCCATAGTCCCACTGGATGGCAAGGCCACG CTGCCCATCCGGAATGGCTCTGAGGTGCGGGATCCACTGGTCACCTACGAGGAGGACTCCAAACCCCCAGCTTCCCCACTGCAAG ACAACCTGGTTATCGCCCTGCACAGCTATGAGCCCTCTCACGATGGAGACCTGGGCTTCGAGAAGGGTGAACAGCTCCGTATCCTGGAGCA GAACGGCGAGTGGTGGAAGGCGCAATCTCTGACCACCGGCCAGGAAGGTTTCATCCCCTTCAACTTCGTGGCCAAAGCGAACAGCCTGGAGCCCGAACC CTGGTTCTTCAAGAACCTGAGCCGCAAAGACGCAGAGCGCCAGCTCCTGGCTCCCGGGAACACGCATGGGTCCTTCCTGATCCGGGAAAGCGAGAGCACCGCGG GATCGTTTTCCTTGTCCGTCCGGGACTTCGACCAGAACCAGGGAGAGGTGGTGAAACATTACAAAATCCGTAACTTGGACAAAGGAGGCTTCTACATCTCCCCCCGGATCACTTTTCCCGACCTGCACGAACTGGTCCGCTATTACACCA ATGCTTCAGACGGGCTATGCACGCGGTTGAGCCGCCCCTGCCAGACCCACAAGCCCCAGAAGCCATGGTGGGAGGATGAGTGGGAGGTTCCCAGGGAGACGCTGAAGCTGGTGGAGCGGCTGGGGGCTGGCCAGTTCGGGGAAGTGTGGATGG GATATTACAACGGGCACACGAAAGTGGCAGTGAAGAGCCTGAAGCAAGGCAGCATGTCACCCGACGCCTTCCTGGCCGAAGCCAACCTCATGAAGCAGTTGCAACACCAGCGGCTGGTCCGACTGTACGCTGTGGTCACCCAGGAGCCCATCTACATCATCACGGAATACATGGAGAATG GGAGCCTGGTGGATTTTCTCAAGACCCCAGCAGGCATCAAGCTGACCATCAATAAACTCTTGGATATGGCAGCCCAA ATTGCAGAGGGTATGGCCTTCATTGAAGAGCGTAATTATATCCACCGTGACCTGAGGGCTGCCAACATCCTGGTGTCTGACACCCTGAGCTGCAAGATAGCAGATTTTGGTCTAGCACGCCTCATTGAGGACAATGAGTACACAGCCAGGGAGG GGGCCAAGTTTCCCATTAAGTGGACAGCACCAGAAGCCATTAACTATGGGACCTTCACTATCAAGTCGGACGTGTGGTCTTTCGGGATCCTGCTGACGGAGATTGTCACCCATGGCCGCATTCCTTACCCAG GTATGACTAATCCTGAAGTGATTCAGAACCTGGAGCGAGGCTACCGCATGGTGCGACCTGACAACTGTCCGGAGGCGCTGTACCATCTCATGATGCTGTGCTGGAAGGAGCACCCGGAGGACAGGCCTACCTTTGACTACCTGCGCAGTGTGCTGGAGGACTTCTTCACAGCCACGGAGGGCCAGTACCAGCCCCAGCCCTGA